Proteins from a single region of Leuconostoc gasicomitatum LMG 18811:
- a CDS encoding MFS transporter, translating into MEEKLFNKGFIIITIINFIVYLVYYLMMVIIAVMAHNELHASFGQAGLASGIYIIGTLVARLIMGKELELIGRKRVARWGVIFYLITTIAYLAVPSIGALDIVRLLNGFAYGMTSTALNAIVTEFIPDRRKGEGINYYGLSTSLAAAIGPFIGLLLFHATGFHFIVIMSVVLIAISMFALFAIQINNVKLTDEHKNELKSWKISSFIEYKVLLIAFIGFLMGLSYSSVLSFLASYAETLNLVSISSFFFVVYAGIVTLTRPMSGRIFDRFGENYVMYPSYICLTIGLIILGMTNSAWMLLLSGAFIGLGYGTFMSNGQAVTLKLVTSHRIGIALSTYFIGLDLGLGVGPYIFGALHGQLPFRDLYYIAAVIPVVSAILYLLFYRPNKNKIEEINQLA; encoded by the coding sequence ATGGAAGAAAAATTATTTAACAAAGGTTTTATTATAATCACAATTATTAATTTTATTGTGTATCTTGTCTATTATTTGATGATGGTAATCATAGCTGTCATGGCCCACAATGAGCTACATGCGTCGTTTGGTCAAGCAGGATTAGCATCAGGTATTTATATTATTGGTACGTTGGTTGCAAGGTTAATTATGGGTAAGGAACTCGAATTAATTGGGCGTAAACGTGTAGCGCGTTGGGGTGTTATATTTTACCTTATTACGACTATTGCTTATCTAGCCGTTCCATCAATCGGTGCGCTGGATATTGTGCGTTTATTAAACGGATTTGCATATGGCATGACTTCAACAGCATTGAATGCCATTGTAACCGAGTTTATTCCAGATCGACGTAAAGGTGAAGGAATTAATTACTACGGCTTGAGTACGAGTTTAGCAGCAGCTATTGGACCGTTCATTGGTTTGTTATTGTTTCATGCGACAGGATTCCATTTCATTGTGATTATGTCGGTTGTTTTGATTGCTATTTCTATGTTTGCATTGTTCGCAATTCAAATTAATAATGTTAAGTTAACAGATGAACACAAAAATGAATTAAAATCATGGAAAATATCTAGTTTTATTGAATACAAGGTTTTGCTGATTGCATTCATTGGATTTTTGATGGGCTTGTCTTATTCAAGTGTATTGTCATTTTTGGCATCGTATGCAGAAACTTTGAATCTTGTTTCAATTAGCTCGTTTTTCTTCGTCGTGTATGCAGGCATAGTGACATTAACACGGCCAATGTCTGGGCGCATATTTGATCGATTTGGTGAGAATTACGTGATGTATCCAAGTTATATATGTTTGACAATTGGTTTGATAATACTTGGTATGACAAATAGTGCTTGGATGTTGTTATTGTCAGGTGCATTTATTGGCTTGGGATATGGCACATTTATGTCAAACGGACAGGCTGTTACATTGAAGTTAGTAACGAGCCATCGTATTGGTATTGCCTTGTCAACCTATTTTATCGGTTTAGATTTAGGATTAGGTGTTGGTCCATACATCTTTGGTGCGCTTCATGGGCAATTACCATTCCGTGATTTGTATTATATTGCAGCTGTTATTCCAGTTGTATCTGCTATCTTATATTTGTTATTTTACAGACCTAATAAGAATAAAATAGAAGAAATTAATCAATTAGCTTAA